The Lysobacter luteus genome contains the following window.
TGGCGTCGAAATTCGGGTTCTGGTAGTTGAGCTCGCCGTCCACCGACCAGTTCGGGTTGACGAACTTGCCGATGCCCAGGGCCAGGAACGGGGCGTTGTTGGTGCCGCGATTATTGTCCTGCAGGTTCATGCCGGCCGAACCGGTGACGTACCAGCGATCGTCGAACTCCTGGGCGTTGACAGCCGGGGCAAGCGCCAGGCCCGCCAGCAGCGCGGTGCTCAACAGACGAATCTTCATGGGGAACTCCTTCGGGGGGAAATGGGAACGGCAGTCCAAGGGAGTGCCGGAGCGTCGTGTCAGACCGCGCGAATCATACACATTCAGGATGATGTACAGGACCCTGCCCTGCCCGGCAAAAACGAAGCCCGGCACAAGGCCGGGCTTCGGGTGACACCGGGCCACGTCAGTGGCCCGCGGGCTCGTGCGCTCAGTTCTGCGCGTTGAGCTCGGTACGGCGGTTGGTCTCGTTCTTGCACTCCGGCAGGGTCTGCGGAGTCGAAACCAGCGGACGGCTCTCGCCGTAGCCGTTCGGACCGGCCAGGCGCGACGCGTCAACGCCGTTGCTGGTCAGGTAGTCGTACACCGCGGTGGCGCGACGCTCCGACAGCGACTGGTTGTAGGCGTCCGAACCGCACAGGTCGGTGTGGCCGGCAACCTCGACGCGCAGGTCCGGGTAACGCTGCAGGATCTGCACCGCCTCGCTCAGGATCGCAACCGCGTCCGGACGCAGGGTCGACTTGTCGAAGTCGAAGTTCACGCCCTTCAGGTCGATCGAGACCGGCACCGGGCAACCGTCAGGACCGATGGTCTGGCCGGCCTGCGAACCCGGGCACTTGTCGTCGCAGTTGTTGACGCCGTCACCGTCGTCGTCCAGGTCCGCGCAGCTCGGGGCGACCGGGGCCGGGGCGACCGGGGCCATCGGCTCCGGACCCAGCGGCACGACCACGCCGACCGAGGCCAGCACGTCGCCGAACCAGTCGGCGCCGTCGTCGCGCGGCACGTCGTCGCTCAGGAACGCGCCGACGCTGTCGTCGTCCGCGTCGATGCGGTAGGCCAGCTCGGTACGGATCGCGACGCGACCGACGTCACCCTGCACGCCGAAGCCGAGCTTGCCGGCAACGGTGCCGTCCTCACGCTCGCTCGGGGCGCCGTTGCGCTCGAACCGCGCCGGCAGAAGCGGGTTGCTCGGGTCGAACTCTTCTTCCGCGCGCTGGTAGCCCAGGCCCATCACCACGTACGGGTTCCAGGCACGACCCTCGGCGATGAAGTGGCGACGGACGTCGAACGAGATGCCGTACTGGCTCCAGTTCAGGTCCTGGTTACGGTCGGCCTGCGGGTTCTGGTAGTTCAGCTCACCGTCGACGGACCAGTAGGGGTTGATGAACTTGCCGACGCCGATCGCACCGAACGGCGCGTTGCGGGTGCCGCGATCGTTGTCCTGGATATTCATGCCGGCGGTACCGGTGACATACCAGCGATCGTCGAATTCCTGCGCGCTGGCCGTGCCGACCATCGACAGACCACCCAGCAGGGCGGCGCAGAGGAGTTTCTTATTCATTTGTATCTCCTTGTTCAAGTTCAATTGGAAACCGCGTCTGCGAGATCCTTACCGTTGGGGGGACGGTCGCCTGGAGGACGCCATCGGTGCGGAGGTTAGGTTTGGGTCCGTGAAGATCATGTTAACTCCGGCCTAACATTCCGGGGAGTTCCCCGAGGGAGGGATTTCCCTCAGGGATCATTCAGGCCGGAACAGCCCCATAAACTCCGTCACCGCCAGCGACTCCAATGCCTGCGGGTCGTTCGCAAGCGCCATCAAACGATCGGCGCGGGCGGCAGGCAGGCGGCCGCGAATGGCCCGCTCGAATTTTTGCATGAGCACCGGTATCCCCTCCGCGCGCCGCTTGCGGTGACCGATCGGATAATCGATCGAGACTTCGCCGGTATCGGTGCCGTCGCGGAAGAACACCTGCACCGAATTGCCGATATAGCGTTTGTCCGGATCGAAGTAGTCGCGGGTGAAACGCGGATTCTCGCTGACCACCATCTTCGCCCGCAGGGCATCGATACGCGGGTCGGCGGCGATGGCGTCGGTGTAGTCAGCGGCCTCGAGGCGGCCAAGCAGCAGCGGCACGGCGACCATGTACTGCAGACAGTGGTCGCGGTCGGCGTAGTTGGACAGCGGACCGGTCTTGTCGATGATGCGCATGCCCGCCTCCTGGGTGCGGATCTCGATGCGCTCGATGTCGTCGATGCGTTCTTTGACCTGCGGATGCAGGCGCATCGCGCACTCGACCGCCGTCTGGGCGTGGAACTCGGCCGGGAAGCTGATCTTGAACAGAATGTTCTCCATCACGTAGCTGCCGAACGGGCGTTCGAACTCGAACGGCTGGCCATTGAAGGCGACGTCGTAGAAGCCCCAGGTCGGCGCGGAGAGCGCGCTGGGGTAGCCGACCACGCCGTCGACCGCATTCAGCGCGTGGGTGACGGCGCGACGACAGGCGTCGCCGGCGGCCCAGCTCTTGCGCGGGCCGGTGTTGGGGGCGTGCCGGTACGTCCGCAGCGTGCCGTTGTCGATCCAGCTGTGCGAGACCGCGGTCCAGATCGCCTCCACGTCGCCGCCGAGCATCCGCGTGGCGACGGCGGTCGAGGCGAGCCTGACCAGGATCACGTGGTCCAGTCCGGCCCGGTTGAAGGAATTCCTGAGCGCGTAGCAGCCCTGGATCTCGTGCGCCTTGATGGCGTAGCCGAGCACGTCGCGCACGGTCATCGGGGTGCCGCCGTCAGCCTCGGCGCGCCGGCCCAGGTAGTCGGCCACGGCCAGGATGGCACCGAGGTTGTCGGAGGGATGGCCCCACTCCGCCGCCAGCCAGGTGTCGTTGAAGTCGAGCCAGCGGACCTGCACGCCGATGTTGTAGGCGGCCTGCACCGGGTCGAGCTCGTGGTGGGTGAATGGAACCCGCGCGCCGCCCTTCATGTCCGCACCGGGCACCAGCGGGCCGAGGTGGCGCACGCAGGCCTCGTGGTCCATCGCCAAGGCGGCGCAGGCCAGCGAGTCCAGCAACATATAGCGGGCGGTATCAAAGGCCTCGCGGGAGTCGACGGTGTAACCGGCGACATAGCGGGCGACGTCGAGCATCGGCCCGTCCGGCTCGGGACGGGCGGCGGAACGGCGGTCGTGCGGGCTCATGGCGCTTCCTCCAGGTGAGAGGCATCGCCCATTGTGCCGCCTGCAGGCGCCCCCCGTGATCAGCCCTGCACGGTGTCTGCCGGGACGCGCACCGCACCGTCCATCAGCACCCGTGCGCTGCGGCTCATCACCGCGCGGGTGACCGTCCAGCGCCCGTCGACTTCGACCGCTCCCGCGCCGACGCGCAGGGTGCCGGAAGGATGACCGAACCGCACAGCGTCGCGCGGGCCACCGCCGGCCGCGGCATGCACCAGCGTGCCCTGGATGGACGCGGCGGTACCGATCGCGACCGCGGCGGTCCCCATCATCGCGTGGTGCAGTTTGCCCATCGACAACGCGCGAACCAGCAGGTCGACGTCGCCGGCACCGATGGCCTTGCCGCTGGAGGAGACGTGGTCGGCCGGCGGCGCGACGAATGCGACCTTCGGCGTGTGCTGGCGGGTGGCGGCCTGTTCGACGGAATCAATCAGGCCCATGCGGACAGCGCCGTGCGCGCGGATCGCCTCGAAGTTCGCCAGGGCCTGCGGGTCGCCATTGATGGCGTCCTGCAGCTCGGTGCCGGTGTAGCCCAGGTCGGCCGCGTTGAGGAAGATCGTCGGGATACCCGCGTTGATCATGGTTGCCTTGAAGGTGCCCACGCCGGGCACCTCGAGGTCGTCGACCAGCTGGCCGGTGGGGAAGATGCCGTTGGATGGTCCCGCGCCCTCGCCTTCGTCGGCGGGGTCGAGGAATTCCAGCTCGATCTCCGCCGCCGGGAAGGTCACGCCGTCGAGCTCGAAGTCACCGGTTTCCTGCACCTGGCCGCCGGTCATCGGCACGTGGGCGACGATGGTCTTGCCGATGTTGGCCTGCCAGATCCGCACGGTGGCGATGCCGTCGCGCGGCACACGCCCGGGGTCGACCAGCCCGGCGCTGATGGCGAACGGCCCGACCGCCGCGCTGAGGTTGCCGCAATTGCCACTCCAGTCGACGAACGGCTGGTCGATCGAAACCTGGCCGTACAGGTAGTCGACGTCGTGGTCGGGCACGGTGGCCGTCGACACGATCACGCACTTGCTGGTGCTCGATGTCGCCCCGCCCATGCCGTCGGTGTGCTTGCCATACGGATCGGGCGAACCGATCACCCGCATCAGCAGCGCGTCGCGCACCGCACCCGGCACCTGCGCGGCGGCAGGTAGGTCCTGCAGGCGGAAGAACACGCCCTTGCTGGTGCCGCCGCGCATGTAGGTGGCGGGGATCCTGAGTTGCGGGGCGTGGGTCTGCGGCATTGGAATTCCTGGCGATCGGTTCTGCTGATAGAGGGGTCGAGGAGCGGTGGCGGGTTATGCCACCTTGGCCGCTTCGAAGAAGTCGTTGGCGAAGCGCTGAAGCACGCCGCCCGCTTCGTAGATCGACACTTCCTCGGCGGTGTCGAGGCGGCAGGTCACCGGCACATCAAGCCGCTCGCCGTCGCGGCGGTGGACCACCAGCGTCAGCGTCGCGCGCGGCGCCGGGGTGCCCGTGACGTCGAAGGTTTCGGTGCCGTCGATCCCGAGCGTGTTGCGGTCGGTGCCCGGCAGGAACTCCAGCGGCAGCACGCCCATGCCGATCAGGTTGGTGCGGTGGATGCGCTCGAAGCCCTCGGCCGCGATCGCCTCCACGCCGGCCAGCCGCACGCCCTTGGCGGCCCAGTCGCGCGAGCTGCCCTGGCCGTAGTCGGCGCCGGCGATGATGATCAGCGGCTGGCGACGCTCCATGTAGGCCTCGATCGCCTCCCACATGCGGGTGACCGTGCCCTCCGGCTCGATCCGCGCGAGCGAGCCCTGCTTCACGTTGCCGGCCTCGTCGCGCACCATCTCGTTGAGCAGCTTCGGGTTGGCGAAGGTGGCGCGCTGCGCGGTCAGGTGGTCGCCACGGTGGGTCGCGTAGGAATTGAAGTCCTCCTCGGGCAGGCCCATCTTTGCCAGGTACTCGCCGGCCGCGCTCGTCGCCAGGATCGCGTTCGAAGGCGACAGGTGGTCGGTGGTGATGTTGTCGCCGAGCACCGCCAGCGGACGCATCCCGCGCAGCGTGCGCTCGCCCGCCAGACCGCCCTCCCAATAGGGTGGGCTGCGGATGTAGGTGCTCTGCGGGCGCCAGTCGTACAGCGGGCTGACCTTCTCGCCATGCTCGACGCTGACCCGGAACATCGGCTCGTAGACCTGCCGGAACTGCTCGGGCTTGACGCTGGTCGCCACGATCGCGTCGATCTCCTCGTCGGTCGGCCAGATGTCCTTGAGCGTGACCGGGTTGCCCTGCGCATCGTTGCCGAGCACGTCCTTCTCGATGTCGAAGCGCACGGTGCCGGCGATCGCGTAGGCGACCACCAGCGGCGGCGAAGCGAGGAACGCCTGCTTGGCGTACGGATGGATGCGGCCGTCGAAGTTGCGGTTGCCCGACAGCACGGCGGTCGTATAGAGGTCGCGTTCGACCACTTCCTTCTGGATGACCGGGTCCAGCGCGCCGCTCATGCCGTTGCAGGTGGTGCAGGCGAAGCCGACGATGCCGAAGCCCAGCTGCTCCAGCTCCGGCAGCAGGCCCGAGTCCTCGAGGTACAGCTGCACCGCCTTCGAGCCGGGCGCGAGCGAGGTCTTGACCCACGGCTTGCGCGTGAGCCCGCGGGCATTGGCATTGCGCGCGATCAGGCCGGCGGCGATGACGTTGCGCGGGTTGCTGGTGTTGGTGCAGCTGGTGATCGCCGCGATGATCACCGCGCCATCGGGGATCAGGCCCTGCGCTTCCTCGGCGCGCGCGGCGTCGAGGTTGCCGGCGATGCCGCGCTCCGCCAGTGCCGAAGTCGGCAGTCGGCGGTGCGGGTTGGACGGGCCGGCCATGTTGCGCACCACGCCCGACAGGTCAAACGTCAGCGTGCGCTCGTACTGCGCGGTGGCCAGTGCGTCGGCCCACAGGCCGGTGTGCTTTGCATACGTCTCGACCAGCTTGACCTGCGCGTCGTCGCGCCCGGTCAGGCGCAGGTAGTCGATGGTGTTGTCGTCGATGAAGAACATCGCCGCGGTCGCGCCATACTCCGGCGCCATGTTGGAGATGGTGGCGCGGTCGCCGAGGGTGAGCGCCGATGCGCCCTCGCCGCGGAACTCCAGGTAGGCACCGACCACCTTCGACTGCCGCAGGAACTCGGTCAGCGCCAGCACGATGTCGGTGGCGGTGATGCCGGGTTGCGGCCTGCCGGTCAGCTCGACGCCGACGATCTCCGGCAGTCGCATCCACGATGCGCGGCCCAGCATCACGCTCTCCGCCTCCAGCCCGCCGACACCGACCGCGATCACGCCCAGCGCATCCACGTGCGGGGTGTGGCTGTCGGTGCCGACCAGCGTGTCCGGGAACGCCACGCCGTCGCGCGCATGCACCACCGGCGACATCCGCTCCAGGTTGATCTGATGCATGATCC
Protein-coding sequences here:
- a CDS encoding OmpA family protein, whose amino-acid sequence is MNKKLLCAALLGGLSMVGTASAQEFDDRWYVTGTAGMNIQDNDRGTRNAPFGAIGVGKFINPYWSVDGELNYQNPQADRNQDLNWSQYGISFDVRRHFIAEGRAWNPYVVMGLGYQRAEEEFDPSNPLLPARFERNGAPSEREDGTVAGKLGFGVQGDVGRVAIRTELAYRIDADDDSVGAFLSDDVPRDDGADWFGDVLASVGVVVPLGPEPMAPVAPAPVAPSCADLDDDGDGVNNCDDKCPGSQAGQTIGPDGCPVPVSIDLKGVNFDFDKSTLRPDAVAILSEAVQILQRYPDLRVEVAGHTDLCGSDAYNQSLSERRATAVYDYLTSNGVDASRLAGPNGYGESRPLVSTPQTLPECKNETNRRTELNAQN
- the prpF gene encoding 2-methylaconitate cis-trans isomerase PrpF, which codes for MPQTHAPQLRIPATYMRGGTSKGVFFRLQDLPAAAQVPGAVRDALLMRVIGSPDPYGKHTDGMGGATSSTSKCVIVSTATVPDHDVDYLYGQVSIDQPFVDWSGNCGNLSAAVGPFAISAGLVDPGRVPRDGIATVRIWQANIGKTIVAHVPMTGGQVQETGDFELDGVTFPAAEIELEFLDPADEGEGAGPSNGIFPTGQLVDDLEVPGVGTFKATMINAGIPTIFLNAADLGYTGTELQDAINGDPQALANFEAIRAHGAVRMGLIDSVEQAATRQHTPKVAFVAPPADHVSSSGKAIGAGDVDLLVRALSMGKLHHAMMGTAAVAIGTAASIQGTLVHAAAGGGPRDAVRFGHPSGTLRVGAGAVEVDGRWTVTRAVMSRSARVLMDGAVRVPADTVQG
- a CDS encoding bifunctional 2-methylcitrate dehydratase/aconitate hydratase — protein: MSPHDRRSAARPEPDGPMLDVARYVAGYTVDSREAFDTARYMLLDSLACAALAMDHEACVRHLGPLVPGADMKGGARVPFTHHELDPVQAAYNIGVQVRWLDFNDTWLAAEWGHPSDNLGAILAVADYLGRRAEADGGTPMTVRDVLGYAIKAHEIQGCYALRNSFNRAGLDHVILVRLASTAVATRMLGGDVEAIWTAVSHSWIDNGTLRTYRHAPNTGPRKSWAAGDACRRAVTHALNAVDGVVGYPSALSAPTWGFYDVAFNGQPFEFERPFGSYVMENILFKISFPAEFHAQTAVECAMRLHPQVKERIDDIERIEIRTQEAGMRIIDKTGPLSNYADRDHCLQYMVAVPLLLGRLEAADYTDAIAADPRIDALRAKMVVSENPRFTRDYFDPDKRYIGNSVQVFFRDGTDTGEVSIDYPIGHRKRRAEGIPVLMQKFERAIRGRLPAARADRLMALANDPQALESLAVTEFMGLFRPE
- the acnD gene encoding Fe/S-dependent 2-methylisocitrate dehydratase AcnD, encoding MNTAYRKPLPGTALDHFDTRAAVEAIKPGAYDTLPYTSRVHAENLVRRADPSMLTAYLTQLIERRRDLDFPWFPARVVCHDILGQTALVDLAGLRDAIARRGGDPSQVNPVVPTQLIVDHSLAVEAPGFDKDAFAKNRAIEDRRNFDRFHFINWTKKAFRNVDVIPPGNGIMHQINLERMSPVVHARDGVAFPDTLVGTDSHTPHVDALGVIAVGVGGLEAESVMLGRASWMRLPEIVGVELTGRPQPGITATDIVLALTEFLRQSKVVGAYLEFRGEGASALTLGDRATISNMAPEYGATAAMFFIDDNTIDYLRLTGRDDAQVKLVETYAKHTGLWADALATAQYERTLTFDLSGVVRNMAGPSNPHRRLPTSALAERGIAGNLDAARAEEAQGLIPDGAVIIAAITSCTNTSNPRNVIAAGLIARNANARGLTRKPWVKTSLAPGSKAVQLYLEDSGLLPELEQLGFGIVGFACTTCNGMSGALDPVIQKEVVERDLYTTAVLSGNRNFDGRIHPYAKQAFLASPPLVVAYAIAGTVRFDIEKDVLGNDAQGNPVTLKDIWPTDEEIDAIVATSVKPEQFRQVYEPMFRVSVEHGEKVSPLYDWRPQSTYIRSPPYWEGGLAGERTLRGMRPLAVLGDNITTDHLSPSNAILATSAAGEYLAKMGLPEEDFNSYATHRGDHLTAQRATFANPKLLNEMVRDEAGNVKQGSLARIEPEGTVTRMWEAIEAYMERRQPLIIIAGADYGQGSSRDWAAKGVRLAGVEAIAAEGFERIHRTNLIGMGVLPLEFLPGTDRNTLGIDGTETFDVTGTPAPRATLTLVVHRRDGERLDVPVTCRLDTAEEVSIYEAGGVLQRFANDFFEAAKVA